In one window of Deltaproteobacteria bacterium DNA:
- a CDS encoding DUF362 domain-containing protein yields MSDVALVRGDDRRRNILRALELIEGQIRLGERIVVKPNMVSVTKPLSGTHPEALDAVLEFIRQRTDREIVVAEGSAHADSIKGFEVYGLAKVAKRYGARLVELNRDRWVEVKVVNRDLQPITLRFAQTVAESDCRISLTPMKTHDAVIVTLSLKNLVMGSLISRGIANLDRLSHRLSHWVRPKNAVYPRGMGWVVKYILRSDKVTMHQTYPTLNYNLFLIARSFPPHLAILDGFTAMEGPGPTQGKPVDLRLAVASTDFIAADSIGTRIMGFDPLEVGYLHHAIAGGLGEGPLDRIKILGELLEDCIRPFEPHPNYRRQRDWKHPGVEELRTSLVT; encoded by the coding sequence ATGTCGGATGTTGCCTTGGTAAGGGGTGATGATCGGCGGCGGAATATCCTCAGGGCTCTTGAGCTTATAGAGGGGCAGATCCGCTTAGGGGAACGCATTGTGGTCAAACCTAACATGGTTTCGGTGACCAAGCCCCTGTCTGGGACCCATCCCGAAGCCCTCGATGCGGTGTTGGAATTTATCCGCCAGCGTACGGACAGGGAGATTGTGGTGGCTGAAGGCTCTGCCCATGCCGATTCAATAAAAGGGTTTGAGGTTTATGGACTGGCCAAGGTGGCCAAGCGTTATGGGGCGCGGTTGGTGGAGCTTAACCGGGACCGTTGGGTTGAAGTCAAAGTTGTAAATAGGGACTTGCAGCCCATAACACTGCGCTTTGCCCAAACCGTAGCGGAAAGCGATTGTCGCATCTCCCTGACCCCGATGAAGACCCACGATGCGGTAATCGTCACTTTATCGTTAAAAAATCTGGTGATGGGCAGTCTGATAAGCCGGGGGATAGCAAATCTGGATAGGCTGTCGCACAGGCTGAGCCACTGGGTTCGGCCAAAGAATGCCGTATATCCCCGAGGCATGGGCTGGGTAGTAAAATATATTCTGCGAAGCGACAAGGTAACCATGCATCAAACCTACCCCACCTTGAATTACAATCTCTTTCTCATCGCCAGAAGTTTTCCCCCTCACCTGGCAATTCTGGACGGTTTCACGGCCATGGAAGGGCCGGGGCCAACACAGGGAAAACCAGTGGATCTCCGTCTCGCAGTGGCTTCAACTGATTTCATAGCCGCTGACAGCATTGGCACTCGCATTATGGGTTTCGACCCCCTGGAAGTAGGCTATCTCCACCACGCCATCGCGGGCGGCCTGGGTGAGGGTCCATTGGATCGAATAAAGATTCTGGGGGAGCTGCTGGAAGATTGCATTCGCCCATTCGAGCCTCATCCCAACTACCGACGCCAGCGGGACTGGAAACACCCCGGGGTGGAGGAACTGCGTACCTCACTGGTGACATAG